A region from the Sandaracinus amylolyticus genome encodes:
- a CDS encoding SpoIVB peptidase S55 domain-containing protein: MRRALTVLFTALALVCAATVLSDAPIAIGQLRGAGAAIMEVSEVRPGMRGYGLTVFRGTQPERFEVEVIDVLHDFRPDQDLILVRTIHPILEEAPTVGGMSGSPIYLEDRLVGAYAYGWPYGRQPVAGVTPIRSMLAEIDRPVRPDSFPGAVPMPATSGARPARRPELRGARPYLGTEPRGALAALEEQSRRLAIPRTAGTSGASMIPASTPLLVGGLEPSVVAMLSEHLAPFGLDVLQAGGGGARAATTSGPPARFVDGGGLAVTLARGDIASNVVGTVTHVQGDRLVAFGHPMLEAGETGLPTAVARVLHILASFQRSFKIAEPVAPVGALVQDRQATIVVDQQLQPAMIPVRLRLTGVPDAQRSEWNFEVASHRALTPLLVFTSITNAVKSVAADHADVMFDATSRVWIDGRGAPVEVHDTGFAATGPASSSALQQLRGFDLVELAFVNPFVVTRPTRIEIELAMRFAHETAEIVDASVASTEVDPGERVNVRVVLRRYGMPEEVRMVPVDVPESAAGQSISVMVQPGSEVELERPEPRTLDHAIDAVRERYPRTSLVVSTRLPGSRGLRMAGHVVRSLPGSALDALQQAGDSDRARAFVTHRRAEVPMDVVLSGGARVELSVRRVARAAD, from the coding sequence TTGCGCCGCGCCCTGACGGTCCTCTTCACTGCGCTCGCGCTCGTCTGCGCGGCCACGGTGCTGTCCGACGCGCCGATCGCGATCGGTCAGCTGCGCGGTGCGGGCGCGGCGATCATGGAGGTCTCGGAGGTGCGCCCGGGCATGCGCGGGTACGGGCTCACCGTGTTCCGCGGCACGCAGCCGGAGCGCTTCGAGGTCGAGGTCATCGACGTCCTGCACGACTTCCGGCCCGATCAGGACCTCATCCTCGTCCGCACGATCCATCCGATCCTCGAAGAGGCGCCGACCGTCGGCGGGATGAGCGGCAGCCCGATCTACCTCGAGGATCGGCTCGTCGGTGCGTACGCGTACGGATGGCCCTACGGGCGCCAGCCCGTCGCCGGCGTCACGCCGATCCGCAGCATGCTCGCCGAGATCGATCGGCCGGTGCGCCCCGACTCGTTCCCCGGCGCGGTGCCGATGCCGGCGACGAGCGGCGCGCGTCCGGCGCGCCGTCCCGAGCTCCGCGGCGCACGACCCTATCTCGGCACCGAGCCGCGCGGCGCGCTCGCGGCGCTCGAAGAGCAGTCGCGCCGTCTCGCGATCCCGCGCACCGCCGGCACCAGCGGGGCGTCGATGATCCCCGCGTCGACGCCGCTGCTCGTCGGCGGGCTCGAGCCCTCGGTGGTCGCGATGCTCAGCGAGCACCTCGCGCCGTTCGGGCTCGACGTGCTGCAGGCGGGCGGCGGCGGGGCGAGGGCGGCGACCACGAGCGGTCCGCCGGCGCGCTTCGTCGACGGCGGCGGGCTCGCGGTCACGCTCGCGCGCGGCGACATCGCGTCGAACGTCGTCGGCACCGTCACCCACGTGCAGGGGGATCGCCTCGTCGCGTTCGGGCACCCGATGCTCGAGGCGGGCGAGACCGGACTGCCCACGGCGGTCGCGCGCGTGCTGCACATCCTCGCGAGCTTCCAGCGCTCGTTCAAGATCGCCGAGCCCGTCGCGCCGGTCGGCGCGCTCGTGCAGGATCGACAGGCGACGATCGTCGTCGATCAGCAGCTGCAGCCCGCGATGATCCCGGTGCGCCTGCGCTTGACCGGCGTGCCCGACGCACAGCGCAGCGAGTGGAATTTCGAGGTCGCGTCGCACCGCGCGCTCACGCCGCTGCTCGTCTTCACGAGCATCACGAACGCGGTGAAGTCGGTCGCGGCCGATCACGCCGACGTGATGTTCGATGCGACGAGCCGCGTGTGGATCGACGGGCGCGGCGCGCCGGTCGAGGTGCACGACACCGGCTTCGCGGCGACCGGTCCCGCGTCGTCGAGCGCGCTGCAGCAGCTGCGAGGCTTCGATCTCGTCGAGCTCGCGTTCGTGAACCCGTTCGTCGTCACGCGCCCGACGCGCATCGAGATCGAGCTCGCGATGCGCTTCGCGCACGAGACTGCGGAGATCGTCGACGCGTCGGTCGCGAGCACCGAGGTCGATCCCGGCGAGCGCGTGAACGTGCGCGTGGTGCTGCGGCGCTACGGCATGCCCGAGGAAGTGCGCATGGTGCCGGTCGACGTGCCGGAGAGCGCGGCCGGGCAGAGCATCTCGGTCATGGTGCAGCCGGGCTCCGAGGTGGAGCTCGAGCGGCCCGAGCCGCGCACGCTCGATCACGCGATCGACGCGGTGCGCGAGCGCTACCCGCGCACGTCGCTCGTCGTCTCGACGCGGCTGCCGGGCTCGCGCGGATTGCGCATGGCGGGCCACGTGGTGCGCTCGCTGCCGGGCTCGGCGCTCGATGCGCTGCAGCAGGCGGGCGACTCGGATCGCGCGCGTGCGTTCGTCACGCATCGGCGCGCCGAGGTCCCGATGGATGTCGTGCTGAGCGGTGGAGCACGGGTGGAGCTGAGCGTGCGTCGCGTCGCGCGCGCGGCGGACTGA
- a CDS encoding DUF418 domain-containing protein, whose amino-acid sequence MSAPTEPGARQRPIDALRGWALVGIALVNVPWIGFRESLLSLLRDPDALAPIDRVAAFAVEGLCEGRFYPIFSALFGFGTGLLLDRGAAIYARRIVALLIFGVLHATFGWWGDVLLNYAFAGIVLALMARLGPRALFALAFVYFALAQGLSIQFDTWMFEADDAASLAEQAAYVEREMRVYHDGTFVSISQHRWNEMLSYFATYNLSYRANVLAMATLGLAIERSGIHTRLHEHRARIGVLALVAIALGIGLGVAVMLVSPVLYLASGDVMAIGYALGFLWLALRDPSARWLAPFAAVGRTSLTCYLVQTLCFTLFFYGYGLAMYGALGPAAGVLLALAVYAFEASIAMLWLRRFQHGPFEWLWRALTYLRAPAMRHV is encoded by the coding sequence GTGAGCGCGCCGACCGAGCCCGGCGCGCGCCAGCGCCCCATCGACGCGCTCCGAGGCTGGGCGCTGGTCGGCATCGCGCTGGTGAACGTGCCGTGGATCGGGTTCCGCGAGTCGCTGCTCTCGCTGCTGCGCGATCCCGATGCGCTCGCGCCGATCGATCGCGTCGCGGCGTTCGCCGTCGAGGGGCTCTGCGAGGGGCGCTTCTATCCGATCTTCAGCGCGCTGTTCGGCTTCGGCACCGGGCTCCTGCTCGATCGCGGCGCGGCGATCTACGCGCGCCGGATCGTCGCGCTGCTGATCTTCGGTGTGCTGCACGCGACGTTCGGGTGGTGGGGCGACGTGCTGCTCAACTACGCGTTCGCCGGGATCGTGCTCGCGCTGATGGCGCGGCTCGGACCGCGCGCGCTCTTCGCGCTGGCGTTCGTCTACTTCGCGCTCGCGCAGGGCCTCTCGATCCAGTTCGACACGTGGATGTTCGAGGCCGACGACGCCGCGTCGCTCGCCGAGCAGGCCGCGTACGTCGAGCGCGAGATGCGCGTCTATCACGACGGCACGTTCGTCTCGATCTCGCAGCATCGATGGAACGAGATGCTGTCGTACTTCGCGACCTACAACCTCAGCTACCGCGCGAACGTGCTCGCGATGGCGACCCTGGGGCTCGCCATCGAGCGCAGCGGGATCCACACGCGGCTCCACGAGCACCGCGCGCGCATCGGCGTGCTCGCGCTCGTCGCGATCGCGCTCGGGATCGGGCTCGGCGTCGCGGTGATGCTCGTCTCGCCGGTGCTCTATCTCGCGTCGGGCGACGTGATGGCGATCGGCTACGCGCTCGGGTTCCTGTGGCTCGCGCTGCGCGATCCGAGCGCGCGCTGGCTCGCGCCGTTCGCCGCGGTCGGGCGCACGTCGCTCACCTGCTATCTGGTGCAGACCCTCTGCTTCACGCTGTTCTTCTACGGCTACGGGCTCGCGATGTACGGCGCGCTCGGGCCCGCCGCGGGCGTGCTCCTCGCGCTCGCGGTCTACGCCTTCGAGGCGAGCATCGCGATGCTGTGGCTCCGGCGGTTCCAGCACGGCCCGTTCGAGTGGCTGTGGCGCGCGCTCACGTACCTCCGCGCGCCCGCGATGCGACACGTTTGA
- a CDS encoding serine/threonine-protein kinase, translated as MDAGAVENAGAKPGSESRAVRRPSRMDVQQAAPLRPGIVVAGRYRIERLIGVGGMGAVYEATQVAIQRRVALKVVRADFAGDAAMAARFQREARAASAVHHPNVVMVHDFGQDEDATLFMVMELLSGESLLQRMRRDGSLPPREAVRIAIEVLGALEAAHEAGVVHRDLKPDNVLLTEAFFPGAGKLKVLDFGIARIVDRSGQTGGAQQRQSDAGLTEVGQMLGTPRYMSPEAVARLPVGPAADLYALGAILFEMIAGRPVFAEREPVILMGHHLRTPAPRLRDSAPSGLYVPRALDDLVDALLAKLPTERPNSAAVVRKTLLDLIADPLAFDPPPEEVHAKIFTPPPDQVVKPEHFVRGRSPLWRALRLVPVVLLVAGIGTMLYFHRLRLEQRRAEEQSRIGVIAHTPTPAEEPVERRVEHVRITLTGAPESARFTWDGAPIEGPVFDVPFDGLSHRLEVSARGYRARQVDVIADGPHQLDVSLERARRGAPRAER; from the coding sequence ATGGACGCGGGTGCGGTCGAGAACGCCGGCGCGAAGCCCGGCTCGGAGTCGCGCGCGGTGCGCCGGCCGTCGCGGATGGACGTCCAGCAGGCCGCGCCACTGCGCCCGGGCATCGTCGTCGCGGGTCGCTATCGCATCGAGCGGCTGATCGGCGTCGGCGGAATGGGCGCCGTGTACGAAGCGACGCAGGTCGCGATCCAGCGGCGCGTCGCGCTCAAGGTCGTGCGCGCCGACTTCGCGGGCGATGCCGCGATGGCCGCGAGGTTCCAGCGCGAGGCGCGCGCCGCGAGCGCGGTGCACCACCCGAACGTCGTGATGGTGCACGACTTCGGGCAGGACGAGGACGCCACGCTCTTCATGGTGATGGAGCTGCTCTCGGGTGAGAGCCTGCTCCAGCGCATGCGCCGCGACGGATCGCTCCCACCGCGCGAAGCGGTGCGCATCGCGATCGAGGTGCTCGGCGCGCTCGAGGCCGCGCACGAAGCGGGCGTCGTGCACCGCGACCTCAAGCCCGACAACGTGCTCCTCACCGAAGCGTTCTTCCCCGGCGCGGGCAAGCTCAAGGTGCTCGACTTCGGCATCGCGCGGATCGTCGATCGCAGCGGCCAGACCGGCGGCGCCCAGCAGCGGCAGAGCGACGCGGGCCTCACCGAGGTCGGGCAGATGCTCGGCACGCCGCGCTACATGAGCCCCGAGGCCGTCGCGCGTCTTCCGGTGGGCCCGGCCGCGGATCTCTATGCGCTCGGCGCGATCCTCTTCGAGATGATCGCGGGCCGTCCGGTGTTCGCCGAGCGCGAGCCGGTGATCCTGATGGGCCATCACCTGCGCACGCCCGCGCCGCGCCTGCGCGACTCCGCGCCCTCCGGGCTCTACGTTCCGCGCGCGCTCGACGATCTCGTCGACGCGCTGCTCGCGAAGCTCCCGACCGAGCGCCCGAACAGCGCAGCGGTCGTGCGCAAGACGCTGCTCGATCTGATCGCCGATCCCCTCGCGTTCGATCCTCCGCCCGAAGAGGTGCACGCGAAGATCTTCACGCCGCCGCCCGACCAGGTCGTGAAGCCCGAGCACTTCGTGCGCGGCCGCAGCCCGCTGTGGCGCGCGCTGCGCTTGGTGCCCGTGGTGCTGCTCGTCGCGGGGATCGGCACGATGCTCTACTTCCACCGCCTCCGGCTCGAGCAGCGACGCGCCGAGGAGCAGAGCCGCATCGGCGTCATCGCGCACACGCCGACGCCCGCGGAAGAGCCGGTCGAGCGACGCGTGGAGCACGTGCGCATCACGCTCACGGGCGCCCCGGAGAGCGCGCGCTTCACGTGGGACGGCGCGCCGATCGAAGGGCCCGTGTTCGACGTGCCGTTCGACGGGCTCTCGCATCGTCTCGAGGTGAGCGCGCGCGGATATCGCGCGCGCCAGGTCGACGTGATCGCCGACGGTCCGCACCAGCTCGACGTCTCGCTCGAGCGCGCGCGACGCGGCGCGCCCCGCGCCGAGCGCTGA
- a CDS encoding lipase family alpha/beta hydrolase, with protein sequence MSAVPVLLVHGIWDRAADLDVLQRGLERRGVGPVRAMDLVPNDGRAPILALADQVAAGAEQLARAHGHDRVDVVGFSMGALVTRTYVQRLGGKSRVRRFVSISGPHRGTATAFALPFAGTRDMRPGSAFLAQLESDTDPWGDVEVHVLYTPFDLMIVPATSSRLRGARSETAMNVALHRWMIEDERAIAKIASILRA encoded by the coding sequence ATGAGCGCCGTTCCCGTCCTCCTGGTCCATGGCATCTGGGATCGCGCGGCGGATCTCGACGTGCTGCAGCGTGGGCTCGAGCGGCGCGGCGTCGGCCCGGTGCGCGCGATGGACCTCGTTCCGAACGACGGTCGCGCGCCGATCCTCGCGCTCGCGGATCAGGTCGCGGCGGGCGCCGAGCAGCTGGCGCGCGCGCACGGCCATGATCGCGTCGACGTGGTCGGCTTCAGCATGGGCGCGCTCGTGACGCGCACGTACGTGCAGCGTCTCGGAGGCAAGTCGCGCGTCCGCCGCTTCGTGTCGATCTCCGGGCCGCACCGCGGCACCGCGACGGCGTTCGCGCTGCCGTTCGCGGGAACGCGCGACATGCGCCCGGGGAGCGCGTTCCTCGCGCAGCTCGAGTCCGACACCGACCCGTGGGGCGATGTCGAGGTGCACGTGCTCTACACGCCGTTCGACCTGATGATCGTCCCCGCGACGTCGAGCCGCCTGCGCGGCGCGCGCAGCGAGACCGCGATGAACGTGGCGCTGCACCGGTGGATGATCGAAGACGAGCGCGCGATCGCGAAGATCGCGTCGATCCTCCGCGCGTGA